One genomic segment of Pristiophorus japonicus isolate sPriJap1 chromosome 8, sPriJap1.hap1, whole genome shotgun sequence includes these proteins:
- the rwdd3 gene encoding RWD domain-containing protein 3: MAAQEEVAALRAIYSGDFQLLAQSESEGITFQIRNICEHHSKKIQLKVTFQLSPDYPSCPPDISICSDQLTRKQRSDLKQSLLRYAESLPAQPMVYELMIWLQQNIKNGTDRLMVVKADQCDNSQQQSSAGDGVWIVLLHLDHMRAKAKYIKSIEQWTSDLRLAGRLMFMGKLILILLQGERKDIKDYLVVQKTSKVDVDASGKRCKEKMISVLCEEKLQAGQQRLTSFAVKEFTSGRELHQEFEALGLSDLYDKFVRF, from the exons ATGGCCGCTCAGGAGGAAGTGGCGGCGCTCCGAGCCATTTACAGCGGAGACTTCCAGCTCCTCGCTCAGTCAG AATCCGAGGGAATTACTTTCCAAATCCGTAACATCTGTGAACATCACTCAAAGAAAATCCAGTTAAAAGTTACATTTCAGTTATCCCCTGACTATCCATCGTGCCCTCCGGATATCTCCATCTGCTCAGATCAGCTTACCCGCAAGCAGCGTTCTGATTTGAAACAAAGCTTGCTGCGATATGCAGAGTCTCTTCCTGCCCAGCCGATGGTTTATGAGTTGATGATATGGCTCCAGCAGAACATTAAGAATGGCACGGACCGACTGATGGTGGTTAAGGCCGACCAATGTGACAATTCGCAGCAGCAAAGCAGTGCAGGCGATGGCGTGTGGATAGTACTTCTGCATTTAGATCACATGAGAGCCAAAGCAAAGTACATCAAGAGCATAGAACAGTGGACTTCTGACCTAAGACTCGCAGGAAGGTTGATGTTCATGGGCAAACTCATATTAATTCTTTTACAAGGGGAGAGGAAAGATATCAAG GATTATCTAGTTGTCCAGAAAACCTCTAAGGTGGATGTGGACGCCAGTGGAAAGAGATGCAAAGAAAAGATGATAAGTGTTCTCTGTGAAGAAAAACTTCAAGCAGGGCAGCAACG GCTTACAAGCTTTGCTGTGAAAGAGTTTACATCAGGACGTGAGTTGCATCAAGAATTTGAAGCTCTGGGCCTGTCTGACTTGTATGACAAGTTTGTAAGATTTTAA